A genome region from Manihot esculenta cultivar AM560-2 chromosome 5, M.esculenta_v8, whole genome shotgun sequence includes the following:
- the LOC110614454 gene encoding uncharacterized protein LOC110614454 isoform X1: protein MGNCQAIDAAALVIQHPCGKIERLYWPISASEVMRMNPGHYVSLIIPLPVSGDQNKDNSHEKKTSTVQFTRVKLLRPTDTLALGHAYRLVTTQEVMKVLRAKKYAKMRKQQPEPVEKPQTAAQKKSSDCEAGKKPADADKDKEKDHQATKNERHRPRTPSITSAALKSKSWRPTLQSISEAAS from the exons ATGGGGAACTGTCAAGCCATTGATGCTGCAGCTTTGGTCATACAGCACCCCTGTGGCAAGATTGAGAGGCTTTACTGGCCGATTTCAGCTAGTGAGGTCATGAGAATGAACCCTGGTCACTATGTTTCTTTGATTATTCCATTGCCTGTTTCTGGGGATCAAAATAAAGATAATAGCCATGAGAAGAAGACTAGTACTGTTCAGTTTACTCGTGTCAAGCTTCTTAGGCCTACTGATACTCTTGCACTTGGCCATGCTTATCGTCTTGTTACTACTCAAG AAGTGATGAAGGTGTTGAGGGCAAAGAAGTATgcgaaaatgaggaagcagcaGCCGGAACCAGTTGAGAAGCCTCAGACAGCAGCACAGAAGAAGAGTTCAGATTGTGAAGCAGGGAAAAAACCTGCCGATGCAGACAAGGATAAAGAAAAAGATCATCAG GCGACTAAAAATGAAAGACACCGACCAAGGACACCATCAATCACCTCCGCTGCACTCAAGTCAAAGTCATGGCGCCCCACATTGCAGAGCATCTCTGAGGCTGCGAGTTGA
- the LOC110614454 gene encoding uncharacterized protein LOC110614454 isoform X2: MGNCQAIDAAALVIQHPCGKIERLYWPISASEVMRMNPGHYVSLIIPLPVSGDQNKDNSHEKKTSTVQFTRVKLLRPTDTLALGHAYRLVTTQEVMKVLRAKKYAKMRKQQPEPVEKPQTAAQKKSSDCEAGKKPADADKDKEKDHQISAG, translated from the exons ATGGGGAACTGTCAAGCCATTGATGCTGCAGCTTTGGTCATACAGCACCCCTGTGGCAAGATTGAGAGGCTTTACTGGCCGATTTCAGCTAGTGAGGTCATGAGAATGAACCCTGGTCACTATGTTTCTTTGATTATTCCATTGCCTGTTTCTGGGGATCAAAATAAAGATAATAGCCATGAGAAGAAGACTAGTACTGTTCAGTTTACTCGTGTCAAGCTTCTTAGGCCTACTGATACTCTTGCACTTGGCCATGCTTATCGTCTTGTTACTACTCAAG AAGTGATGAAGGTGTTGAGGGCAAAGAAGTATgcgaaaatgaggaagcagcaGCCGGAACCAGTTGAGAAGCCTCAGACAGCAGCACAGAAGAAGAGTTCAGATTGTGAAGCAGGGAAAAAACCTGCCGATGCAGACAAGGATAAAGAAAAAGATCATCAG ATATCAGCTGGTTAA
- the LOC110615657 gene encoding cyclin-D1-1 isoform X2 produces the protein MSLPCSDCFTDLLCCEESSEIFSGESPECSSDLESSACIEESIASFIEDERNFVPGFDYLSRFQSRSLDASAREESVAWILKVKTYYRFQPLTAYLSVNYLDRFLYSRPLPQANGWPMHLLAVACLSLAAKMEEALVPSLLDLQVEGAKYIFEPRTIRRMELLVLTVLDWRLRSVTPFSFLGFFACKIDPTGTYIGFLISRATEIILSNMQEASFLEYWPSSIAAAAILCAANEIPNLSLANPEHAESWCDGLSKEKIIGCYQLMQDLVLDNSRRKPPKVLPLLRVTIRARTRSLDSSSSPSSSSSSSSSYKRRKLNNCLWVDDDKGNPD, from the exons ATGTCACTGCCGTGCTCCGATTGCTTCACCGACCTACTCTGTTGTGAGGAATCATCAGAAATTTTCTCCGGCGAGTCGCCGGAATGTTCATCGGACCTCGAATCTTCAGCATGTATCGAAGAATCTATTGCCAGTTTTATtgaggatgagaggaacttcgTTCCTGGATTCGATTACTTATCTCgcttccaatctcgctctctCGATGCATCGGCGCGCGAAGAATCCGTTGCATGGATTCTCAAG GTGAAAACATACTATAGATTCCAGCCATTGACGGCTTATCTGTCAGTCAACTATTTGGACCGATTCCTTTATTCCCGTCCATTGCCG CAAGCAAATGGATGGCCAATGCATCTTTTAGCCGTGGCTTGCTTGTCATTAGCAGCTAAGATGGAGGAAGCTCTGGTTCCTTCGCTATTGGATCTTCAG GTTGAAGGTGCCAAATATATTTTTGAACCCAGAACAATCCGCAGAATGGAACTTCTCGTTCTTACTGTGTTGGATTGGAGGCTACGATCCGTAACACCGTTTAGCTTTCTCGGTTTCTTCGCATGCAAGATCGATCCAACGGGAACTTACATTGGGTTTCTGATTTCACGGGCAACGGAAATCATCTTGTCTAATATGCAAG AAGCAAGTTTTCTTGAGTATTGGCCATCAAGCATTGCTGCCGCAGCTATACTTTGTGCAGCAAATGAAATACCAAACTTGTCTCTCGCTAATCCTGAACATGCTGAATCGTGGTGCGATGGACTAAGCAAA GAAAAGATCATCGGCTGCTACCAGTTAATGCAAGATCTTGTGCTTGACAACAGCCGGAGGAAACCTCCAAAAGTCTTACCGCTGCTTAGAGTAACAATCCGGGCCAGAACGAGGTCCCTTGACtcatcttcttctccatcttcatcttcatcctcatcctcatcttataaaaggagaaaattaaataactgcTTATGGGTGGACGATGACAAAGGAAACCCCGATTGA
- the LOC110615657 gene encoding cyclin-D1-1 isoform X1, translated as MSLPCSDCFTDLLCCEESSEIFSGESPECSSDLESSACIEESIASFIEDERNFVPGFDYLSRFQSRSLDASAREESVAWILKVKTYYRFQPLTAYLSVNYLDRFLYSRPLPQANGWPMHLLAVACLSLAAKMEEALVPSLLDLQVEGAKYIFEPRTIRRMELLVLTVLDWRLRSVTPFSFLGFFACKIDPTGTYIGFLISRATEIILSNMQEASFLEYWPSSIAAAAILCAANEIPNLSLANPEHAESWCDGLSKVRRYVFLHTIPKMIMIIVAIGRLHVYKYKLVSQLPSTSNFLQEKIIGCYQLMQDLVLDNSRRKPPKVLPLLRVTIRARTRSLDSSSSPSSSSSSSSSYKRRKLNNCLWVDDDKGNPD; from the exons ATGTCACTGCCGTGCTCCGATTGCTTCACCGACCTACTCTGTTGTGAGGAATCATCAGAAATTTTCTCCGGCGAGTCGCCGGAATGTTCATCGGACCTCGAATCTTCAGCATGTATCGAAGAATCTATTGCCAGTTTTATtgaggatgagaggaacttcgTTCCTGGATTCGATTACTTATCTCgcttccaatctcgctctctCGATGCATCGGCGCGCGAAGAATCCGTTGCATGGATTCTCAAG GTGAAAACATACTATAGATTCCAGCCATTGACGGCTTATCTGTCAGTCAACTATTTGGACCGATTCCTTTATTCCCGTCCATTGCCG CAAGCAAATGGATGGCCAATGCATCTTTTAGCCGTGGCTTGCTTGTCATTAGCAGCTAAGATGGAGGAAGCTCTGGTTCCTTCGCTATTGGATCTTCAG GTTGAAGGTGCCAAATATATTTTTGAACCCAGAACAATCCGCAGAATGGAACTTCTCGTTCTTACTGTGTTGGATTGGAGGCTACGATCCGTAACACCGTTTAGCTTTCTCGGTTTCTTCGCATGCAAGATCGATCCAACGGGAACTTACATTGGGTTTCTGATTTCACGGGCAACGGAAATCATCTTGTCTAATATGCAAG AAGCAAGTTTTCTTGAGTATTGGCCATCAAGCATTGCTGCCGCAGCTATACTTTGTGCAGCAAATGAAATACCAAACTTGTCTCTCGCTAATCCTGAACATGCTGAATCGTGGTGCGATGGACTAAGCAAAGTAAGGAGATACGTATTTTTACATACAATACCTAAAATGATTATGATTATAGTTGCGATTGGGCGTCTCCATGTTTACAAGTACAAACTCGTGTCCCAACTCCCAAGTACATCCAATTTTTTGCAGGAAAAGATCATCGGCTGCTACCAGTTAATGCAAGATCTTGTGCTTGACAACAGCCGGAGGAAACCTCCAAAAGTCTTACCGCTGCTTAGAGTAACAATCCGGGCCAGAACGAGGTCCCTTGACtcatcttcttctccatcttcatcttcatcctcatcctcatcttataaaaggagaaaattaaataactgcTTATGGGTGGACGATGACAAAGGAAACCCCGATTGA
- the LOC110616184 gene encoding uncharacterized protein LOC110616184, with protein sequence MSQMMVGNPASLLTISNASAANFIYFRIQVRNETPKTMPHFLYFSNSSSTASDCLHFKSSCSLSSPQQSQRTHFSFCSLLRKRDDILCVNAIKKQRNGDPAHMEMSDLDEMDYEFDDFDDESEDDEDGEMFVPFGKMKKWLENKPSGFGEGKVYDTSIEDKMLEEMEQSRKAQAANINKLKNDSILSSPQKDNQNKKVTDVVASGFRVRIVNLPKKKNIYRDLKSAFKEVPGIMNIIPAVSGNKKTKDPICKGFAFVDFKSEEDANRFLQQFSGQSVAFGRTQKQIKCMMTNSHSSNSSDDESADSFYTGSHLVIPTPEEDKRSSSDGDDSSLEETSREVSGNTDELVTEELQDTVDNLESSSVSELDSSDSTESKLESKPSSFSSKKQYKGGATKKKTVVKERKEKVPKMEIPGSGKRLKIKEKAVLTSVFSKYGLQSSLSSKEGS encoded by the exons ATGAGCCAAATGATGGTGGGCAATCCCGCGTCTCTTCTCACCATCTCTAACGCATCTGCCGCCAATTTCATCTATTTTCGCATTCAAGTGCGAAATGAAACTCCAAAAACTATGCCACATTTCTTGTATTTCTCAAACTCATCTTCAACTGCGTCGGACTGCCTTCACTTCAAAAGCAGCTGTTCCCTCTCTTCTCCACAACAATCTCAACGCACCCATTTCAGTTTTTGTTCTCTTTTAAGGAAAAGAGATGATATTTTGTGTGTGAATGCgataaagaaacaaagaaacgGCGACCCTGCCCACATGGAAATGAGCGACTTGGATGAGATGGATTATGAATTTGATGATTTTGATGATGAGAGTGAGGATGATGAAGATGGAGAGATGTTTGTGCCCTTTGGGAAGATGAAAAAGTGGCTAGAGAACAAGCCCAGTGGATTCGGTGAAGGGAAAGTGTATGACACCTCAATTGAAGACAAGATGCTCGAAGAAATGGAACAGAGTAGAAAGGCACAGGCTGCTAATATCAATAAACTTAAAAACGATTCTATCCTTTCTTCGCCCCAGAAAGACAATCAAAACAAGAAAG TAACTGATGTTGTAGCAAGTGGCTTTCGCGTTCGTATTGTCAACCTTccaaagaaaaagaatatataCAGAGATCTAAAATCAGCATTTAAAGAGGTTCCTGGCATCATGAATATTATCCCAGCTGTTTCTGGAAATAAAAAGACAAAGGATCCTATTTGCAAGGGCTTTGCTTTTGTTGATTTCAAATCTGAGGAGGATGCCAATAG GTTTTTGCAACAATTTTCTGGACAAAGTGTAGCATTCGGCAGGACTCAGAAGCAGATAAAGTGTATGATGACAAATTCACACTCTTCCAACTCTTCTGATGATGAATCAGCAGACAGCTTTTACACTGGTTCACACTTGGTGATTCCTACTCCGGAAGAAGATAAACGTTCTTCTTCTGATGGGGATGATTCATCCTTAGAAGAAACTTCCCGTGAGGTATCTGGTAACACAGATGAACTTGTAACAGAAGAATTGCAAGACACGGTTGACAATTTGGAGTCTTCCAGTGTATCAGAGCTTGATAGTAGTGATAGCACGGAATCAAAGTTAGAATCTAAACCTAGTTCATTTTCATCGAAGAAACAGTATAAAGGTGGGGCTACTAAGAAAAAGACTGTTGtgaaagagagaaaagagaaggtTCCCAAGATGGAAATCCCAGGATCAGGAAAGAG GCTGAAGATCAAGGAGAAGGCTGTGCTGACTAGTGTATTCTCTAAATACGGATTGCAATCATCTCTGTCTTCAAAAGAAGGGAGCTAA